A single Thermodesulfovibrionales bacterium DNA region contains:
- a CDS encoding histidine phosphatase family protein — MVKTLYIIRHGVTEGDGIKRYKGSMDVLLSERGIRQMERVAFYLRSVIAEQNLVLYSSPLKRALKSAEIIGKEFGLTPVVIEELKERNFGLWEGMSYEEIMMTYPEEFEAWRSNPLRYSPPGGESTIEVRDRVMKGLKKIEQHSRALEQQLNMKNNNPASNVSGISTSSIIVAHGGVNRVILCEILGIPLENIFRIEQEHACINVIQFHDGYPVVKLLNFTLRD, encoded by the coding sequence ATGGTAAAGACACTTTATATTATAAGGCACGGTGTAACCGAAGGTGATGGGATCAAGAGATACAAGGGGAGTATGGATGTACTACTTTCAGAAAGGGGAATAAGACAGATGGAGAGGGTAGCATTCTATCTAAGGAGCGTTATAGCTGAGCAGAATCTGGTGCTATATTCTTCTCCGCTGAAGAGGGCATTGAAAAGTGCTGAGATAATAGGAAAGGAGTTCGGTCTTACACCTGTTGTGATAGAGGAATTAAAGGAGAGAAATTTCGGACTCTGGGAAGGCATGAGTTATGAAGAGATAATGATGACCTATCCTGAGGAATTTGAGGCATGGAGAAGTAACCCACTCAGATACAGTCCGCCAGGAGGTGAAAGCACAATTGAGGTGAGAGATAGGGTAATGAAAGGTCTAAAGAAGATAGAGCAGCATAGCAGGGCATTAGAGCAGCAGTTAAATATGAAAAATAATAATCCAGCCTCCAATGTTTCAGGTATTTCTACCAGCTCAATTATTGTTGCCCATGGTGGTGTAAACAGGGTCATACTCTGTGAGATCCTCGGGATACCTCTTGAGAATATCTTCAGGATTGAACAGGAGCATGCCTGCATTAATGTAATCCAGTTTCACGATGGTTATCCTGTTGTTAAATTATTGAATTTCACATTGAGGGATTAA
- the cobT gene encoding nicotinate-nucleotide--dimethylbenzimidazole phosphoribosyltransferase: MFQETLKMIKPIDPEWCNIAQKRLDNLTKPPGSLGRLEEFARRLVAISEDRMPLINKKAIFTFAGDHGVTEEGVSAYPKEVTAQMVFNFLRGGAGINVLARHAGADVIVVDIGVDYYFKDLEGLLQMKVVRGTKNFTRGPAMSREEAIRSLEVGIKLAEAYAKRGYRLFGTGDMGIGNTTPSSAIAAVLTGRPVEEVTGRGTGISDEALRRKIEVIKRAIEINKPDQADPVDVLSKLGGAEIGGIAGLILGAAANRIPVVIDGFISTAGALIAYCLKPEVKDYMFAAHNSVERGHKVMLDMMGLRPILDLNMRLGEGTGAALAMLIIEAG; this comes from the coding sequence ATGTTTCAAGAGACATTGAAGATGATCAAACCTATTGATCCTGAATGGTGCAATATTGCACAAAAGAGGCTTGACAATCTTACAAAACCACCTGGAAGTCTTGGAAGACTTGAGGAGTTTGCAAGAAGGCTTGTGGCAATTTCAGAAGATAGAATGCCTCTGATAAATAAAAAGGCCATCTTTACCTTTGCCGGTGATCACGGAGTTACTGAAGAAGGTGTTTCTGCCTACCCAAAGGAAGTGACTGCCCAGATGGTCTTTAATTTTTTAAGAGGAGGAGCAGGTATAAATGTCCTTGCCAGACATGCTGGTGCAGATGTGATAGTAGTTGATATCGGTGTTGATTACTATTTTAAAGATCTTGAGGGGTTGCTCCAGATGAAGGTCGTTAGGGGGACAAAAAATTTTACTAGAGGACCTGCTATGAGCCGTGAGGAGGCAATCAGATCCCTTGAGGTTGGAATAAAGCTGGCAGAGGCCTATGCAAAAAGAGGATACAGGCTTTTTGGTACAGGAGATATGGGTATAGGTAATACCACTCCATCAAGTGCTATTGCCGCAGTCCTTACCGGAAGACCAGTTGAGGAGGTTACAGGTAGAGGTACGGGCATATCAGATGAAGCATTAAGGAGAAAGATAGAGGTTATTAAAAGGGCAATAGAAATCAATAAACCTGATCAGGCAGACCCTGTTGATGTCCTTTCGAAACTCGGAGGTGCTGAGATCGGCGGTATTGCAGGTTTAATACTTGGTGCAGCAGCAAACAGGATTCCTGTTGTTATAGATGGTTTTATCTCTACAGCCGGTGCGCTAATCGCTTACTGTCTTAAGCCAGAGGTTAAGGATTACATGTTTGCTGCCCATAACTCAGTCGAAAGAGGACACAAAGTAATGCTTGATATGATGGGCTTAAGACCCATACTTGATCTTAATATGAGACTTGGAGAGGGGACAGGTGCTGCCCTTGCGATGCTAATAATAGAGGCGGG
- a CDS encoding cobyric acid synthase: MAKALMIQGTGSGAGKSLIVTALCRIFNKRGIKVAPFKAQNMALNSFVTMDGGEIGRAQALQAEAARTEPSVDMNPVLLKASGEKGCQVIVHGRVYGNYEAKRYYSLREELWPSVKESLERLSERYELLVIEGAGSPAEINLLEADIVNMRVAKYAKAPVLLVGDIDRGGVFASLYGTVKLLGRDARYIKAFVINKFRGDRDILTPGLSLIEEKTGRPVIGVIPYLRDIMLPEEDGLSLDNKRVQNSIYNVQGTSQIKIVVLRLPYISNFTDFDPLFYEPDVELLYSRNPADIENADIVIVPGTKNTVRDLIFLKENNLDESLKRAFEKGIQIIGICGGYQMLGKRIADPSCLESSVREIEGIGLLEIETVFQEPKLTAQIEAEVNSEAFGLLSSALKGYEIHMGRSTGDTGLFRIKRFSHPQSPVLDGSMNGNCWGTYIHGIFDNDHFRRAIINSARMKKGLEPLSFTYSYRELKEGLIDSLSKSIEEHIDMSFIWRLLK, translated from the coding sequence ATGGCAAAGGCTTTAATGATCCAGGGTACAGGTTCAGGAGCTGGCAAGAGCCTTATAGTTACGGCTCTCTGTAGAATTTTTAATAAGAGGGGGATAAAGGTTGCTCCCTTCAAGGCCCAGAATATGGCATTGAATTCCTTTGTCACAATGGATGGAGGAGAGATCGGAAGGGCGCAGGCACTTCAGGCAGAGGCAGCCAGAACCGAACCATCTGTTGATATGAATCCTGTTCTTCTTAAGGCATCCGGTGAAAAGGGCTGCCAGGTAATTGTTCATGGTAGGGTTTACGGAAATTACGAGGCAAAGAGATATTATTCTCTGAGGGAAGAGCTATGGCCCTCTGTGAAAGAATCCTTAGAAAGGCTGTCTGAAAGATATGAGCTCTTGGTTATAGAAGGTGCTGGAAGCCCTGCCGAGATAAATCTCCTTGAAGCGGATATTGTAAACATGAGAGTGGCCAAATATGCAAAGGCACCTGTATTGCTAGTAGGTGATATAGATAGAGGAGGTGTTTTTGCATCACTCTACGGAACGGTGAAACTTCTTGGGCGTGACGCTAGATATATAAAGGCATTTGTGATTAATAAATTCAGAGGTGACAGGGACATCCTCACCCCTGGACTCAGTCTAATAGAAGAAAAGACCGGCAGACCTGTTATTGGTGTCATTCCTTACCTGAGGGATATAATGTTGCCGGAAGAGGACGGACTGAGCCTTGATAATAAGAGAGTTCAAAATTCAATATACAATGTTCAGGGTACTTCTCAGATTAAGATCGTGGTTCTCAGGCTGCCCTATATTTCAAATTTTACAGATTTTGATCCCCTATTCTATGAGCCTGATGTTGAGCTCCTCTATTCCAGGAACCCTGCTGATATAGAAAATGCTGATATTGTGATAGTTCCAGGAACAAAAAATACAGTCAGAGACCTTATCTTTCTTAAGGAGAATAATCTTGATGAGAGTCTGAAGAGGGCCTTTGAGAAGGGAATTCAGATAATAGGCATCTGCGGTGGATACCAGATGCTTGGAAAAAGAATAGCTGATCCGTCCTGTCTGGAAAGCAGTGTAAGAGAGATAGAAGGGATCGGTCTTCTTGAAATAGAAACAGTATTTCAGGAGCCAAAGTTAACAGCACAGATAGAGGCTGAGGTAAATTCTGAGGCCTTCGGTCTGCTCTCCTCTGCACTTAAAGGTTATGAGATCCATATGGGACGAAGTACAGGTGATACGGGATTATTCAGGATAAAAAGATTTTCCCATCCCCAAAGTCCTGTCCTTGATGGTTCTATGAATGGCAATTGTTGGGGTACCTATATACACGGGATCTTTGATAACGATCACTTCAGGCGGGCCATTATAAATTCAGCAAGAATGAAGAAGGGCCTTGAGCCTTTGAGCTTCACATACAGTTACAGGGAGTTAAAAGAAGGGTTAATAGATTCACTCTCAAAAAGTATTGAAGAACACATTGATATGTCCTTTATATGGAGACTTCTTAAATGA
- a CDS encoding precorrin-8X methylmutase, with product MDKIILVGHGSPEDGANNLHEMALLLHSLIHPVCIRECVKIAYLQFGSPDIMEAIEESVHSGAKRIIIHPFFLSKGVHVKRDIPEIIERARSSYPDREFFYTEPLGFNEWTARLVFERIKDFLKQPSYGEWIEKTSLEQISEEFGLKDDSLETEVIKRVIHATADPEFRDTLLFHPEAIRTGIRAIKSGKDILVDVEMVKAGINKRGLEPFGGKVICNINNEDVVRLSKETGRTRAETAIEMALKENSNIGIIAIGNAPTALLKVIEIFNNPSPITYNQSLVIGVPVGFVNALESKVLLSSQKFPFITNISRKGGSSVAASIVNALIKITQEVSS from the coding sequence ATGGACAAAATAATACTCGTTGGTCACGGAAGTCCTGAGGATGGAGCAAACAATCTCCATGAGATGGCCCTGCTTCTTCATAGTCTCATTCATCCGGTTTGCATAAGGGAATGTGTGAAGATAGCTTATCTTCAGTTTGGAAGTCCTGATATCATGGAGGCCATAGAGGAATCAGTCCATTCAGGAGCAAAAAGGATCATAATTCATCCCTTTTTTCTCTCAAAGGGAGTGCATGTGAAAAGGGATATACCAGAGATAATAGAAAGGGCAAGGTCTTCATATCCAGATCGTGAGTTTTTCTATACCGAGCCCCTGGGATTCAATGAATGGACTGCGAGACTGGTATTCGAAAGGATAAAGGATTTCCTTAAACAGCCTTCTTATGGAGAATGGATAGAAAAAACAAGCCTTGAGCAGATATCAGAGGAATTTGGTCTAAAGGACGATTCTTTAGAAACAGAGGTAATAAAAAGGGTGATTCATGCAACTGCTGACCCTGAATTCAGAGATACACTCCTCTTTCATCCAGAGGCTATAAGGACAGGAATAAGGGCAATAAAGTCAGGCAAGGACATATTAGTAGATGTTGAGATGGTAAAAGCAGGTATTAATAAGAGGGGGCTTGAGCCTTTTGGTGGAAAAGTGATCTGTAATATAAATAATGAAGATGTTGTAAGACTTTCAAAAGAGACAGGAAGAACTCGTGCGGAGACAGCCATAGAGATGGCATTAAAGGAAAACAGCAATATCGGTATCATAGCCATCGGAAATGCTCCAACAGCGCTTCTTAAGGTTATAGAGATTTTTAATAATCCATCGCCCATCACATATAATCAATCGCTCGTTATCGGTGTTCCTGTTGGATTTGTAAATGCACTGGAGTCAAAGGTATTACTTTCCTCACAGAAATTTCCATTTATAACAAACATCAGCAGAAAAGGTGGCTCGTCTGTGGCTGCTTCCATAGTGAATGCCTTAATAAAAATAACACAGGAGGTGAGTTCATGA
- the cbiB gene encoding adenosylcobinamide-phosphate synthase CbiB, which yields MIDAIKDCFTIEGWQIALAFLIDLLIGDPRWLPHPVRIMGFFIHRLEILLRRFFKGAASERIGGVFLMLIMVSSTFFISCLAVSLFYRLADEGAILIGAATTFIFVLVISTTIATRELITSCMKVIDYLKEGNLKMARNSLSMIVGRDTENLSEEEVLRATMETLSENLSDGVVAPLFYLVLGGLPLAMTYKVINTMDSMIGYKNERYRYFGWAAARLDDIVNYIPARLSAALIMISIFFVETAKSIYRIFNKLIFKKSAPLRRFIILTVFMIYDFLLLIKDSLLVGYLFTRRSFLVTLMDGKNHPSPNSGYPEAALSGALGIRLGGPATYEGVVVNKPYIGLSLRALDTAVAMEGIILVTLSALIAAMIAVLVRL from the coding sequence ATGATCGATGCCATAAAAGATTGTTTCACTATTGAGGGATGGCAGATAGCACTTGCCTTTCTGATTGATCTCCTTATAGGAGATCCCAGATGGTTGCCCCATCCTGTAAGGATAATGGGTTTTTTTATCCATAGGCTCGAGATTCTCTTAAGAAGATTTTTTAAGGGTGCCGCTTCTGAAAGAATTGGCGGAGTCTTTCTTATGCTAATCATGGTATCCTCCACATTTTTTATCTCGTGCCTGGCTGTATCACTTTTTTACAGGCTGGCTGATGAAGGTGCAATATTAATAGGTGCTGCTACCACTTTTATTTTTGTCCTTGTTATTTCTACGACCATTGCAACCAGAGAACTCATTACTTCGTGTATGAAGGTTATTGATTATCTCAAAGAAGGCAATCTCAAAATGGCAAGGAATTCCCTCAGCATGATTGTTGGCAGGGATACAGAGAATCTTTCAGAAGAGGAGGTCTTAAGGGCGACAATGGAGACCCTTTCAGAAAACCTATCAGATGGAGTGGTTGCACCTCTATTCTATCTTGTCCTCGGAGGTCTTCCTCTTGCCATGACCTACAAGGTAATAAATACAATGGACTCCATGATAGGATATAAAAATGAAAGATACAGATATTTTGGCTGGGCTGCTGCAAGGCTTGATGACATCGTGAATTACATTCCTGCAAGGCTCTCTGCAGCCCTTATTATGATCTCAATATTCTTTGTTGAGACTGCAAAAAGCATTTACAGGATATTCAATAAACTCATCTTTAAGAAATCAGCTCCACTTAGGAGATTTATAATCCTTACAGTATTCATGATCTATGATTTTCTTCTTTTAATAAAGGATTCCCTTCTGGTTGGCTATCTGTTCACAAGGCGCTCCTTTCTTGTAACTCTCATGGACGGGAAAAACCATCCAAGCCCAAACAGTGGTTATCCTGAGGCAGCCCTTTCAGGAGCCCTGGGTATAAGGCTGGGTGGTCCCGCTACCTATGAAGGAGTGGTGGTAAATAAACCCTATATTGGTCTATCTTTAAGGGCATTAGATACAGCAGTGGCAATGGAGGGTATTATACTTGTTACTCTATCAGCTCTGATTGCTGCAATGATAGCTGTGCTGGTGAGGTTATGA
- the cobS gene encoding adenosylcobinamide-GDP ribazoletransferase, with protein MKRYLLALQFLTIIPLKLRFKVTPVEIARSSPFFVPVGLFQGMVILSVLALSEWVFHQDLAIAIALLSYILLNGAFHLDGLADTFDAIAVKSTGAPLVDREKRLAVARESATGAIGVLAMVSVLFLKYLSLKNISHLIPSLYYLSFLLMPVVSKWTMNVAMFHGRPARTEGLGYLFMANYRTKDFLIAGAWLLSIYSLIYALFGHYLPERFYIFCIFVTLTLYLFSLLWLSFLKKRLGGQTGDTLGALNEISELIFLLLLILWWRFSISW; from the coding sequence ATGAAAAGATATTTACTCGCACTTCAGTTTCTGACCATCATTCCTTTGAAGTTAAGGTTTAAGGTCACACCAGTAGAGATAGCAAGGTCTTCTCCGTTTTTTGTTCCAGTAGGACTTTTTCAGGGTATGGTTATACTTTCGGTGCTCGCTCTGTCTGAGTGGGTCTTTCATCAGGACCTTGCTATAGCCATTGCACTTCTCTCTTACATTCTCTTAAACGGTGCCTTTCATCTTGATGGTCTTGCAGACACCTTTGATGCAATAGCTGTTAAGTCCACTGGTGCTCCTCTTGTTGACAGGGAGAAGAGACTTGCTGTTGCAAGGGAGAGTGCCACAGGTGCAATAGGTGTGCTGGCAATGGTCTCTGTTCTCTTTCTTAAGTATCTCTCGCTTAAAAACATCTCTCATCTCATACCGTCCTTATACTATCTCTCCTTTCTCCTAATGCCGGTGGTCTCCAAATGGACAATGAATGTTGCCATGTTTCATGGAAGACCTGCAAGAACCGAAGGGCTGGGTTATCTATTTATGGCGAATTACAGGACAAAGGACTTTCTAATCGCAGGAGCATGGCTTTTATCTATATACAGTCTTATATATGCCCTATTTGGACATTACTTACCTGAAAGGTTCTATATATTCTGTATCTTTGTAACGTTGACTCTCTATTTATTCTCACTTCTCTGGCTTTCTTTTTTAAAGAAGAGACTGGGTGGCCAGACAGGTGATACACTCGGAGCCCTGAATGAGATCAGTGAATTAATATTTCTTCTGCTATTAATCTTATGGTGGAGGTTCAGTATATCATGGTAA
- the cobD gene encoding threonine-phosphate decarboxylase CobD: protein MRGFFHKSDSRCNYEFLHGGDIYSLLMEGFRYEDIIDFSASVNPLGPPDSVMNALRDNPVILRHYPDPCSWELRRAIADEHNIEPDRVITGNGSTELIYLLVRSLRPKRALIPAPTFSEYERACRIYGSEVEIYHLYEEDKFDIDPDKFISSLITSYSSRSFNMVFLCNPNNPTGRLMKREDVIKIAEAVRDLKCYLVVDEAFMDFVPEESIINMVKENPYLIVLRSMTKFYGLAGLRLGYGVFDKDLAEELLYYKEPWTVNGPAQIAGITSLNDKAFRLLTLQVTEEWKKDMESLFEERGIYYIPSAANFYIFKAPERTAEILRKKGILIRDCSNFRGLKKINGYAWFRVSVRNPEENRRLMEALKYAL from the coding sequence ATGAGAGGTTTTTTCCATAAGTCTGACTCTAGATGTAACTATGAATTCCTACACGGAGGAGACATATACAGTCTTTTAATGGAGGGATTCAGGTATGAGGATATTATTGACTTCAGTGCATCAGTAAATCCCCTTGGGCCTCCTGACTCAGTTATGAATGCCCTTAGGGATAATCCGGTAATACTCAGGCATTATCCTGACCCCTGTTCATGGGAATTAAGAAGGGCAATAGCTGATGAGCATAATATTGAGCCTGATAGAGTGATTACAGGTAATGGAAGCACAGAATTGATTTATCTCCTCGTAAGGTCATTAAGACCTAAAAGAGCCCTCATTCCTGCTCCAACCTTTTCTGAATACGAAAGGGCATGCAGGATTTATGGATCAGAGGTGGAGATTTACCACTTATATGAAGAAGATAAATTTGATATAGATCCTGATAAATTTATCTCATCACTCATCACCAGTTATTCATCTCGTTCTTTTAACATGGTATTCCTCTGTAATCCCAATAATCCTACAGGCCGATTGATGAAAAGGGAAGATGTAATTAAGATTGCAGAGGCTGTAAGAGACCTGAAATGTTATCTTGTTGTTGATGAGGCATTCATGGATTTTGTCCCTGAAGAGAGCATTATAAACATGGTGAAGGAAAATCCCTATCTTATTGTCCTCAGATCCATGACAAAGTTTTATGGTCTTGCAGGGCTCAGACTGGGTTATGGAGTTTTTGATAAAGACCTCGCAGAAGAACTCCTTTATTACAAAGAGCCCTGGACAGTTAATGGCCCTGCCCAGATAGCTGGAATTACATCACTTAATGATAAAGCTTTCAGATTATTAACTCTACAGGTGACAGAAGAGTGGAAGAAAGACATGGAGAGTCTTTTTGAGGAAAGGGGAATCTACTATATTCCTTCTGCAGCTAATTTTTATATCTTTAAAGCTCCTGAAAGAACAGCTGAGATCCTCAGAAAAAAGGGGATACTAATAAGAGACTGTTCAAATTTCAGAGGTCTTAAAAAAATTAATGGATATGCCTGGTTCAGGGTTTCTGTGAGGAATCCTGAGGAAAACAGAAGATTAATGGAGGCCTTAAAATATGCACTCTAA
- a CDS encoding cobyrinate a,c-diamide synthase, with translation MHSKFLLAGTHSGSGKTTLTIGILGALLERGIKVQSFKAGPDFIDTGLHGIVTGSLSVNLDLWMMGDDYVKGIFNKYSEGMDAVIIEGVMGLFDGTPSAADLARFLKVPVILIIDAYGMAESIRPVVRGYMEEAMDKGIRISGLIFNRTGGIEHYKRLRESIRDLNIEVFGHLPRNRNFQIPSRHLGLYRAEESPLSEDAIGELKKMVNEFIEIDSLLKKTKVKEYIPSFQSERDKKITVGIARDEAFSFYYRDVLDGLREQGAEIIEFSPLNHEAIPDNLDFIYIGGGYPELYAERLSRNHSMKESIRKWIQDGLPLYAECGGLMYLSRGIYIDNLFYPMTGALPFTVRMMKRPVLGYRYVELINTGIQCRGHEFHYSMIEGGDEGVEKIFRVFSKDGIYLKEEGYLFKKTLSTYIHLHNIDRIIKWLTEGSWTK, from the coding sequence ATGCACTCTAAATTTCTTCTGGCCGGCACTCACAGTGGTTCAGGAAAGACAACCCTCACGATAGGTATTCTTGGAGCATTGCTTGAGAGGGGAATTAAGGTCCAGTCATTTAAGGCAGGTCCTGATTTTATAGATACCGGACTTCACGGTATAGTAACTGGAAGCCTATCAGTAAACCTTGACCTCTGGATGATGGGTGATGACTATGTTAAAGGAATATTCAATAAATACAGTGAAGGAATGGATGCAGTTATTATTGAAGGTGTTATGGGGCTTTTTGATGGAACTCCATCAGCAGCTGATCTTGCGAGATTCCTGAAGGTGCCGGTTATTCTAATCATAGATGCCTATGGCATGGCAGAAAGCATCCGTCCTGTTGTGAGAGGCTATATGGAGGAAGCAATGGATAAGGGTATAAGGATATCGGGGTTGATATTCAACAGGACTGGAGGAATAGAACATTATAAAAGACTCAGGGAATCGATCAGGGATCTGAATATAGAGGTCTTTGGTCATCTTCCAAGAAACAGGAATTTCCAGATTCCTTCAAGACATCTGGGATTATACAGGGCAGAGGAATCTCCCCTTTCTGAAGATGCAATAGGAGAACTGAAAAAAATGGTGAATGAGTTCATAGAAATTGATTCACTGCTTAAGAAGACAAAGGTCAAGGAGTATATTCCTTCTTTTCAATCAGAAAGGGATAAAAAGATAACTGTTGGTATTGCCCGGGATGAGGCCTTCAGCTTTTATTACAGGGATGTTCTTGATGGATTAAGGGAACAGGGAGCTGAGATTATCGAGTTCAGTCCATTAAATCATGAAGCAATACCAGATAACCTGGATTTTATTTACATAGGTGGTGGCTATCCGGAGCTCTATGCTGAGAGGCTTTCCAGAAATCATTCAATGAAGGAATCCATAAGAAAATGGATCCAAGATGGTCTTCCCCTTTATGCTGAATGCGGAGGACTCATGTACCTATCAAGGGGTATTTACATCGATAATCTATTCTATCCAATGACCGGTGCCCTACCCTTTACAGTGAGGATGATGAAGAGGCCTGTACTCGGATACAGATATGTTGAACTCATAAATACAGGAATCCAGTGCCGAGGACATGAATTCCATTATTCAATGATAGAGGGAGGAGATGAAGGAGTTGAGAAGATTTTCAGAGTTTTTTCAAAAGATGGAATATATCTGAAGGAAGAAGGTTATCTTTTTAAAAAGACGCTTTCAACATATATTCATCTTCACAACATAGATAGAATCATTAAATGGCTTACGGAGGGTTCATGGACAAAATAA